ATTATTTTGTACAGCGCCTTACGCGGCTTTATTGATACCCAGCCAAGAAAATGAGCGGTTTAAAAATGCTCCAGCGCCTGTTTCAATGCATTCACCATGGGCAATAACGATATATTGAGGTTGCCAAGCAGCCATCTTTGAAAAACAGGCTCGGGCCTGCTGCTTCCCAAACACAAACGAAGTTCGCCAGTCTATGGGCGTTTTACCGTTAGGGCTAATAATCCCAGTGATTTTCGCTAATACTTTTTTAAAACCGGAGAAGTGGTTAGGGTGAAAGTTCTCGATAAGATCTGTCAAAATTAATGTACTGCTCTCTTTGTGGAAGAATACGACTTCTTCCATCACCGCGCTGCCTTTAAAAATGAGTTGCTCAATATCTCCTTGCCACTCGGGTTCTGCCATGTCGCCCAGTTGGCGGTGAAAAGTAAGATCTGGCCGTTTTTTGTCGACACCTGGAGAAGCAAACATAATCGCATGTGGGAACTTTTCCTGCCAATCTCCCATAAATAGGTGATGAAGTTTATTTGGAGAAATTAGATAGTTGACTTGCCCAAGTTGAGTCAATTCACTGAGTAGTTCATCGGTTAATTTTCCTGGAGAGTGCACCCATAATGCGCCAGAGGAAAGCTTTACTATGGTGCTTCGGGTAGTGTATGGCATGCCAAAGAATGGGACAGCTGGGCCGTTATGGATCCAAATGTTTTTACCAATTGCAATTAATTCGCTCATCTGATTTCCTTACTCTTGTTAGCGTGAATGACTATATCAGGGAATTTTTTTGTTTAAAATATAGCCTTATGCAAGTTGGTATGAAATTTATTTAAATCCTTGTATTAGCATACCTTATCATTAATCTTGGGCGCGTTGTTCAGTCCCATATCTCGCCATAAAAAGCGCAACGCTTTGCTCTACAATAAAGTCCGTTTCCTCCGTATTTGTGAGATCAAATCCATAAAGCCGTGGGTAAAAGATAAAAGACTTGAGTTGATATAAGAACTGTTGTGCTGCGAATGCCTGATGTTCGATATACAGTGCATTGTTAGCGACAGCATCGGCTAAAAACGTTTCTAAATAACGCATACAACCTACTTTACTGTTATTGAAATGCGCAGCCAATGTAGAGTCTTGCAACAACTCGATAAATGCCACGCGAGCCACTTTGATAAATGATTCAGAAGTGAGCAGATTGACTTCTCGTAAAGCGATTTCTTGAAGTTGTTTTGCAATCGAGACATCGGGTCGATATTGATAAATATCACCTTGGTCAACCTGAAGCATCATGTGTTCAAGTACGTTATACAGTAGCAGCTCTTTAGTCTCGAAGTGATTATAGATCGTTCGTTTAGACACTTCAGCGTGCTTTGCGATGAGATCCATACTGGTATTTTGAGCACCGTGTTGAGCAAATAACTGTTGGGCAGCCTCTAGAATTTGCAGTCGCTTTCTTTCTGATTGTTTCATTTTATCTATTACAGGCAAGGGAATATCAACAAATGGATACTCCGCATTTTAGCAAAACTAAAATAAATTACACTGCTTAGTTTACTTTCTATTCTTGATGTGTAAACTACACTGTGTAGTTTACTTTTGGTGGTTATATGAAAAAGCGAACATGGTTTGGCTTGATTGTGGTCTTGCTGATAGGAGTAGGAGGAGTTATGGCTTCTAATTTAAATGCTGCGGTAAATCAAAGTGGGTATTCATCAACTCAATATGGTGATGGTAAATTTCATAATATTCATGAAACGAATAAAACGAGCCTAGGTAAGACGCTGGAAATTTTCTGGCGCTTTTTTACCGAGCAAAAAGTCAATGCGGTGCCGAAGGTTGATATGCCAGTAAAAGTGCTCACCGAGGCGAATTTAAAGGCACTTTCTGATACGCAAACTCACGTTATCAAACTGGGTCATTCATCAGTACTTATTAAAGCGCAAGGGCAATATCTTCTGATTGACCCCGTTTTTGCTGAACGAGCATCACCATTTTCATTTATTGGTCCAAAGCGTTTTCATCAACCACCTATTACTATTGAATCATTGCCTCAAATTGATAAGGTGTTGATTTCACATAACCATTACGACCACCTAGACAAGGAAAGCGTAAAGCGATTAGCAGACAGAGTGGGGGCATTTTATGTACCTTTGGGCGTAGAAGGTGATTTGCAAAAGTGGGGAGTTCCCGCCGAGAAAATAAAGCAGTTTGACTGGTGGCAGTTTGAAGAAACCGCTGAGTTAACACTCACCTTTACACCTACTCAGCATTTTTCTGGACGTGGACTTGGAGATGCAAATAAAACCCTTTGGGGAGCGTGGGCTATTCGCACAGCAGACAAAAATATCTTTTTTAGTGGAGACTCAGGTTATTTTGCTGGATTTAAGGAAATAGGTGAACGGCTTGGTCCGTTTGATCTAACGTTAATAGAAACTGGCGCCTATGATAAAGATTGGTCTGATATTCACATGACGCCAGAGCAAAGCGTACAAGCTCATATAGATCTGCGAGGAACGCATATGATCCCCATTCATAATGGTACTTTTGACTTGGCTTTTCACTCTTGGTTTGATCCGCTCGCAAGAGTGAAAGTCGCGGCAGAGCAAAATCAAGTGGCACTGGTAACACCTGTTGTAGGTGAAGTTTTGACGCTATCAGAAACGCTATCAAGTAGCAGCTGGTGGGAAGCGTTGATGCCCTAATATCCATAGCTTAGTGATTGAATGAGGGTTAACGCATGATGCGGAAACCCTTATTTGGCTTACATGTGTTAAGCAATTAACAGCCTTAATGAGAAGGCCATAAGCAAAACAGCAAGTGCTTTTTCAACCAAGTTCATCTTGTTCAAGAACCAAGCTCGGGAAGATGGGGCTGAGAATACTAAGCTGACACAGATAAACCATAAAGCGTTAACACTGCACATCCAAGTGCCGTAAAAAAGTTGAATATGCAACGGAGTTCCTTGGCTGACGACATTGGTTACTACGGCTAAGAAAAACAGGGTTGCTTTTGGGTTGGTTGCATTAGTTAAAAAACCAAGACTAAAGGCTTTTTTGAGCGACTGTGAGCTTACATCAGCCTGGGCATTTTCTGCATCCAGTTGAATTGTTCCCGCACTTTTGAGCAGTTGAATAGCAATGTAGATAAGGTACGCAGCGCCGATTAATTTAGCTACTTGTAAAACCCAAGGTGAGGCCTGCATCAGTGCGCCGACACCAAGTAAGGTATATAAGATATGAACACTAAGCCCAGCGCCAATTCCCAAGGCTGTCATTGTGCCATGTAGTCTGCCGTATTTTAAGCTCTGTCTGACTGTAATAACAAAGTCGGGGCCCGGCAAGATCACTGCAACAAAATGAATGATGGCTAATGACAAAAACTCTGGCCAATACTGCACCATAATAAGCTCCCAATATAATATTGAACAATTGAGAACATTGTATTTTCATTCTCCTAGGAAGATAATAATCTAAGAATAGAAATAACTTTTGCGTATCGCGCACAAATGGGAGGGTTATGACGACCAGTAAACATATTGAACTACTGCAAGAAATGTCGATTTTTGTTTCGGTAGTGAATACTGGAAGCTTCTCCAAAAGCGCTCGGCAATTAGGTGTCTCGCCGTCATCAGTGAGTCGTGCCATAAAACTACTTGAACAGCAATTGGGGGTGTGTTTACTTCAACGTACCACACGCAGCTTAAGATTGAGCGAAACAGGAAGGGCTGTATATGAGCGCTGTACTCAGTTGGAACAAGCCGCCAAAGACGTCATCTCGCTTTGTGAAAGCTATCATCAAACGGCACAAGGAACAGTAAAAATCGCAGCGCCAAAAGCGGTCGCACATTCACTAATTCACCCAAATGTGATGGCGTTTCTAGGCAAATTTCCAAATATTGACGTTCATTTGGTGCTAGATGACAACGCGTTGGATTTGATCCGTGATGAAATAGACATTCTATTTAAAATTACCAACGAACCTCCACAAGGCTTAATCGGTAGAAGCGTAATGACGATAGAACATATAGTGGCGGCATCACCAAAATATCTTGCGACCCACTCAATTCCTACTCACCCTAAAGAACTAGTACAACACAGCTGTATTGCCTTGGGGGAAACGGATGCTGATGCTAAGTGGCGATTCAGAAAAGGCACACAAAAACTCACAACCCCAGTTAGCGGGCGCTATAAAGCAAATCATACTCGAGTGAGGTTAGATGCTGCGCTGCAAGGGTTTGGGATCACAAGCTTACCTATGTTTGTATCTAAAGATGCGTTAGCGTCAGGAGACTTGATACAGGTATTACCTGAATGGCAATTTGAGACTCACTATTCAGGCGAGCTGTGGATGCTATACCCAGCAACTCGCCATATTCCTGCAAAAGTGAGTATTTTTGCTGACTTTATTGTACAGCGACTTACCAGGGGTTGTTGAGTTTTACTGTATATTAAAACCCGCTCGGAATAATTACAGTGAAAAGCGATAACTTAATGTTGCGCTCGCTTGATATTGACTCATTACCTCATTGTCGAAGTGCCAGCTACAGGTATTTTGGGTTTCTGGGTCGACATCGCAAGTGACTTTAGAGTTGTTGTTGAGGATAGTTGCAATCCATCGTGCTTCAGCACCAAGATGAAAACCTGCGCCAAGGTTATATTCAAAACCCGTGTATAACCCTGATGCAAAGAAAGTATCTGAGTCGATAAAATTAGGGTCAACAAAGGTCGCACCAAGCTGTAAGCCTAGATAAACATCTAAGTTGTCTGTGAGAGGGCGTACCACCGCACTTTGAAATAATAGATACTCCATTTCCACTTTATTTAGCGGATAAGCGGTAAGTTGGGTCTCAGTTTTTCCGTAGTAGAAGCCATAACGGCCTTCAGGTACATATTTATCGATACTTAATCCAAAGTGCGAATCGTCTTCTAATTCATACTTTTGATGGCGCGAAGTTTTGATATCACTGCTGTAAGTTTTGCCACCATATATTGAGACACCAAAGTCTCCATAGTCTGTGGCACTGACGTTGCTTGAAACAACTAACGCCAAAATAGTAGCTACTGAAGCAAATTTCATAACGTTCATATCCTTGAGTCGGAATAATTTTTTAGAATTGGGTTCTAGTATATCAATGATGAAAGAAAATAATAACGAGGTTGGTCTATTTACTTGCATTTCTTTGGTTAGATTTTTATTATTACTTCGCTTATTTGATTTGGAAAAGTGCCTTGCAAGTATTCTTACGTTTACTTATCACAATGTTCGTGGTGGCTACACTAAGTGGTCAAAACGCGGCTGCCTCTATGGCAGCATGTGAAATGCATGGCGCTACCAGTCATGAAACAAGTCATCAAATGCTTCAAAGTAACGTGCAATCGGCAGAGCCTCATCATCATGAAATGATGGTTGAGATGGATTGTTGTGACCCTCAAAACGCAGCACAATGCAGCGATTGTACTTGCCCCACACATATGTGCTCCACAAATCTTGCAGCGTTTTCGCCAAGAGAGTGGATAGCGCCTATTGTACTGAAAAACGATAAATTAAGTTTCACAAGTGGCCAGCTTAGCGACTATCCTCGCTCTCTTTATAAACCCCCAATACTTGCCTAACCTCAGGGCAGATCTGCCTTAATTTCAAAGTTTTGTACGATTAATCGTCTTTTTTGGCGTAATTTTCAACGAATTGATTGATACCTGTTGCACTAACGTAATTGGTATTGCATGCGAGGTTAGCATGAAAAAGTTTTATTTAGTGATGATGCTATGGCTAATGAGTGCCACGGCATACGGTAAATCCAATATAGAATTGGAAGTCTTTAAATCCCCAACCTGCGGCTGTTGTGAGCTGTGGTTAAATCATTTAACTGCGCAAGGTATCGCGCACAAAGCCACCGATTTAAATTATCTTGGCTCACTTAAGAGTAAGCTTGGTATTAAGCAAAATTTTCAATCTTGTCACTCCGGGGTTTCTAAAAATGGTTTTATTTTTGAAGGGCATGTTCCTGCCAAGTTTATTAAACAGTTTTTGCAAAACGAAACGTTAACTCAAGACACACAAAATATCGGCTTGAGTGTGCCGGCGATGCCACTTGGATCGCCTGGTATGGAAGTTGGCGAGCGTTTTATGCCTTATCAAGTATTGCTACTTAAAAAAGATGGGAGCTATGAGATTTTTGCTGAAATCGACAGCTATGAGGAGCAATTCTAATGACAATTAAAGCTTCCCTGTTTATCGCAACACTGATACTGCCACAGATAGCACAGGCCAATATTGCAACGTTAGAGCAAGCGATAGATGCCGCCATCAGTAACGATCCTTGGCTTAAATCTAGCCAATACAAGCGTTCTGCGATGCAATCTATGAGCCGCGAAGCATTGAGCTATCCCGATCCTCAGGTGTCCATCGGTATGATGAATCTGCCTGTTGATAGTTGGGAGTTTAACCAAGAAGGGATGACTCAGCTTAAAGTTGGCGTGATGCAGATGTTACCGCGAGGAGATAGCCTAGAAATTAAGAGCCAGCAATTGGCACTTGACGCTAAAAAGCAACCGATTTTACAAGCGGATAGAAAAGCGCAAGTGCGCCGCGACGTTTCTCAGGTGTGGCTTGATATTGTACAAGCCAAAAAAACTTTAGAATTGATTGAGCGTGATAGCGTGCTGTTTGACCAAATGGTCGAAATTGCCAATGCCAGCTACTCCAATGCGCTTGGTGCAACACGCCAGCAAGATGTGATCCGTGCTCAGCTTGAGGTGATGCAGTTAGACGACAAACGTTCTGCGGCTTATCAGCAGCTTAACACCGCTAAGGCAAAGCTTTCGCAATGGCTTTTAAATGATGCATTCACTAATTCAAATGCGCTGAGTGTCCTTGCACAAAACGAAGTGAAACTGCCGTTGATCCGCTCAATTGCGCCAAAGTTAATGCAGCAACGCCCAGTTGATAGCCAAGCTGTAGTAAAACATTTGACTCATCACCCGTTGGTTGTTGCAGCCGACGTTGATACATACCGCGCTAATCAAGGGGTAAAGTTAGCTGAGCAGGCATATAAACCACAGTTTTCCGTCAATGCGAGTTATGCATATCGAGATGATGCACCAAATCAAATGTCTCGCACTGACTTTTTTAGCGTTGGTGTGTCATTCGACGTTCCGTTATTTACAGATGGAAAACAAGACCAGCAAAAAGCGGCAGCAACTGCACAAGTTGAGGCGAGTAAAACCGACCGATTGCTGGTGCTAAAGCAGCTGTTTTCAAGCTTAAATGGAGAAATTCAAACTATCCAACGATTGCAAGAAAGGCAATCGCTATACGCAAAATCAATTGTGGCACAAAGCGCTGAACAAGCCGAAGCTGCATTGACTGCTTATACCAACGATGATGGCGACTTTTCCGAGGTAGTGAGGGCGCGTATCGCGAAACTGAATGCGCAGTTATCAGCACTTTCCATTGATATTGCATTGTTAAAAGCGGTGGTACGCAGTAACTACTATTTGGCTCAAATTGAAGAGGATGCAAGCCATGAATAACAACTTAAAAATGACGCTGGTTGCCGTCACGACATTAACGGCAGGCGTGCTAGTTGGGATAAATCTCTCTTCAAGTAACGAGTCTGCGGTGCCGAAAAACGTTGAGAAAGCGCCACTTTATTGGGTCGCACCTATGGATCCGAACTATCGTCGTGATAAGTCAGGTAAGTCTCCGATGGGAATGGATCTCGTACCTGTGTACGAAGAAGAGTCTGCGAATGCAAAATTTGGTGAGGGGGTTGTGGAGATAGCGCCTCACGTTGAAAACAACTTGGGCGTTCGTACTTCGGTGGCCATGCGTCAAGCGATGTCTCACCAAATCCGCACGGTTGGCTATGTTCAGTACAACGAAGATAGCTTAGTTCACATTCATCCTCGAGTTGAGGGCTGGGTTGAAAAGCTCTACGTGAAAGCAGCAGGAGATCCGGTGAAGCAAGGTGAGCCTCTGTACACCTTATACTCGCCGCAATTGGTCAATGCGCAAGAAGAATACCTTATCGCTAGAAAGCGGAATAATCAGGCGCTGATAAACGCAGCGCACGAAAGGCTCAAAGCATTGCACCTGAGTGATGACTTTATCAATACGCTTAAAAAAACGGCTGAAGTGCATCAAAGCATTACCTTTTATGCGCGTCAATCTGGGGTGTTGGATGGACTCCAGATCCGAGAAGGGTTTTACGTAAAACCAGGCACAACGCTCATGAGTATCGCCAAACTTGACGAAATTTGGGTCGAAGCTGACGTATTTGAACGTGATGCTATGTTGGTCGCTCAGGGACAAGCGGTTTCCATGAGGTTAGACTTTTTACCCGGCAGAACGTGGCGAGGGCAAGTCGATTACGTCTACCCCTCACTCAATGAAAAAACACGGACACTTAGAGTCAGGCTCAGGTTTGACAACAGTGATGCGCTGTTAAAGCCGAATATGTTTGCGCAAGTGAACATTCATGCCGATTCTCGTGACGATGTATTGCAAGTGCCGAGTGAAGCTGTGATCCGCACTGCCAAACAAAATCGTGTTGTCGTTGAAGTCGCACCCGGTAGCTTTAAATCGGTTGC
The sequence above is a segment of the Pseudoalteromonas piscicida genome. Coding sequences within it:
- a CDS encoding LysE family translocator yields the protein MVQYWPEFLSLAIIHFVAVILPGPDFVITVRQSLKYGRLHGTMTALGIGAGLSVHILYTLLGVGALMQASPWVLQVAKLIGAAYLIYIAIQLLKSAGTIQLDAENAQADVSSQSLKKAFSLGFLTNATNPKATLFFLAVVTNVVSQGTPLHIQLFYGTWMCSVNALWFICVSLVFSAPSSRAWFLNKMNLVEKALAVLLMAFSLRLLIA
- a CDS encoding efflux RND transporter periplasmic adaptor subunit, whose translation is MNNNLKMTLVAVTTLTAGVLVGINLSSSNESAVPKNVEKAPLYWVAPMDPNYRRDKSGKSPMGMDLVPVYEEESANAKFGEGVVEIAPHVENNLGVRTSVAMRQAMSHQIRTVGYVQYNEDSLVHIHPRVEGWVEKLYVKAAGDPVKQGEPLYTLYSPQLVNAQEEYLIARKRNNQALINAAHERLKALHLSDDFINTLKKTAEVHQSITFYARQSGVLDGLQIREGFYVKPGTTLMSIAKLDEIWVEADVFERDAMLVAQGQAVSMRLDFLPGRTWRGQVDYVYPSLNEKTRTLRVRLRFDNSDALLKPNMFAQVNIHADSRDDVLQVPSEAVIRTAKQNRVVVEVAPGSFKSVAVELGQIGDENIEILNGLNEGDKIVTSAQFLIDSQSSITSDFMRMAPVAEAKSVWIEGKIQSVNYQSRVVNIDHQPVPKWEWPEMVMDFSVADSVDVDELNPGQTLHFEATKQDDGSVLLTGIHIMSEGSTTDNTLPTATVGGVINTITPDTRVLNISRDAIEKWDRPATTMDFVAAEHIDLSQLMTGMKVTFTFEVGDEFVVTDIKPAGEMSMNMHSGH
- a CDS encoding TetR/AcrR family transcriptional regulator, encoding MKQSERKRLQILEAAQQLFAQHGAQNTSMDLIAKHAEVSKRTIYNHFETKELLLYNVLEHMMLQVDQGDIYQYRPDVSIAKQLQEIALREVNLLTSESFIKVARVAFIELLQDSTLAAHFNNSKVGCMRYLETFLADAVANNALYIEHQAFAAQQFLYQLKSFIFYPRLYGFDLTNTEETDFIVEQSVALFMARYGTEQRAQD
- a CDS encoding MBL fold metallo-hydrolase yields the protein MASNLNAAVNQSGYSSTQYGDGKFHNIHETNKTSLGKTLEIFWRFFTEQKVNAVPKVDMPVKVLTEANLKALSDTQTHVIKLGHSSVLIKAQGQYLLIDPVFAERASPFSFIGPKRFHQPPITIESLPQIDKVLISHNHYDHLDKESVKRLADRVGAFYVPLGVEGDLQKWGVPAEKIKQFDWWQFEETAELTLTFTPTQHFSGRGLGDANKTLWGAWAIRTADKNIFFSGDSGYFAGFKEIGERLGPFDLTLIETGAYDKDWSDIHMTPEQSVQAHIDLRGTHMIPIHNGTFDLAFHSWFDPLARVKVAAEQNQVALVTPVVGEVLTLSETLSSSSWWEALMP
- a CDS encoding TolC family protein is translated as MTIKASLFIATLILPQIAQANIATLEQAIDAAISNDPWLKSSQYKRSAMQSMSREALSYPDPQVSIGMMNLPVDSWEFNQEGMTQLKVGVMQMLPRGDSLEIKSQQLALDAKKQPILQADRKAQVRRDVSQVWLDIVQAKKTLELIERDSVLFDQMVEIANASYSNALGATRQQDVIRAQLEVMQLDDKRSAAYQQLNTAKAKLSQWLLNDAFTNSNALSVLAQNEVKLPLIRSIAPKLMQQRPVDSQAVVKHLTHHPLVVAADVDTYRANQGVKLAEQAYKPQFSVNASYAYRDDAPNQMSRTDFFSVGVSFDVPLFTDGKQDQQKAAATAQVEASKTDRLLVLKQLFSSLNGEIQTIQRLQERQSLYAKSIVAQSAEQAEAALTAYTNDDGDFSEVVRARIAKLNAQLSALSIDIALLKAVVRSNYYLAQIEEDASHE
- a CDS encoding DUF4336 domain-containing protein gives rise to the protein MSELIAIGKNIWIHNGPAVPFFGMPYTTRSTIVKLSSGALWVHSPGKLTDELLSELTQLGQVNYLISPNKLHHLFMGDWQEKFPHAIMFASPGVDKKRPDLTFHRQLGDMAEPEWQGDIEQLIFKGSAVMEEVVFFHKESSTLILTDLIENFHPNHFSGFKKVLAKITGIISPNGKTPIDWRTSFVFGKQQARACFSKMAAWQPQYIVIAHGECIETGAGAFLNRSFSWLGINKAA
- a CDS encoding DUF411 domain-containing protein; the protein is MKKFYLVMMLWLMSATAYGKSNIELEVFKSPTCGCCELWLNHLTAQGIAHKATDLNYLGSLKSKLGIKQNFQSCHSGVSKNGFIFEGHVPAKFIKQFLQNETLTQDTQNIGLSVPAMPLGSPGMEVGERFMPYQVLLLKKDGSYEIFAEIDSYEEQF
- a CDS encoding LysR family transcriptional regulator, whose amino-acid sequence is MTTSKHIELLQEMSIFVSVVNTGSFSKSARQLGVSPSSVSRAIKLLEQQLGVCLLQRTTRSLRLSETGRAVYERCTQLEQAAKDVISLCESYHQTAQGTVKIAAPKAVAHSLIHPNVMAFLGKFPNIDVHLVLDDNALDLIRDEIDILFKITNEPPQGLIGRSVMTIEHIVAASPKYLATHSIPTHPKELVQHSCIALGETDADAKWRFRKGTQKLTTPVSGRYKANHTRVRLDAALQGFGITSLPMFVSKDALASGDLIQVLPEWQFETHYSGELWMLYPATRHIPAKVSIFADFIVQRLTRGC